A region of Haloplanus sp. XH21 DNA encodes the following proteins:
- a CDS encoding DUF2254 family protein, translated as MNARNWRGVLPEWTHLLIVRYTLLTLATVAVVATLTALLNPAVQTENIRALLTTLATAEASVLAIVFSVTVVALQLVVTRYSARLTSLFIKEPLFRTTFALFVGAIAFNLLVVYLLPIQNSRLLNAVVGIAFALAAVSTFALYQFIQLMIQRSSPDDLISVLVERELAPDEYLPATATEFTEIEVHPIRPLYRTIARAIELGEYQTAEQGIYGLRTVLIRTFEHLESEHSEEDAAQYASAVSTEVLTEYIPLILEQAYTHEQNDLVSDAVDDVEAVALDGLDHGFTDVAEDAAEGLGDAFDAAPLTWEGNRLRSPVKESLLELTKATGSDAEYTTFLAVSHHLDHQMAVLLRRRPDANVTHRLVGDYYSREVGEIFEVLVNRYGADVQDQDINWISPTEGRKWTLPDEAEPLRHVWREYASFTQTVLRYRASEEEEYPFVEGSIDDGWKRITESAADAGIDGLATLCCITTIQLAYRVDQLEDGRLGMWTNNLGLLRRDYDPTIVDRAFALLKAGEQPEGRNISVRTFDPASDDTNEGFIQRFFGTDEEDTPFEEWLVEFEKDVHERTEYLRERE; from the coding sequence ATGAATGCCCGCAACTGGCGAGGGGTACTTCCGGAGTGGACTCACCTACTCATAGTTCGGTACACTCTCCTCACGCTCGCTACGGTTGCGGTGGTCGCGACGCTGACTGCTCTCCTCAACCCGGCTGTTCAGACCGAGAATATCAGGGCGCTACTGACGACGTTAGCGACGGCAGAAGCCTCCGTCTTGGCGATCGTATTCTCCGTGACCGTCGTCGCCCTACAGCTCGTTGTGACGCGATATTCGGCCCGCCTCACCTCACTGTTCATCAAGGAGCCGCTGTTCCGTACGACATTCGCGCTCTTCGTTGGCGCTATTGCGTTCAACCTGCTGGTCGTCTATCTGCTCCCGATACAGAACAGCCGCCTACTGAACGCAGTCGTCGGAATCGCGTTTGCGCTTGCTGCTGTCTCCACGTTTGCGCTCTACCAATTCATCCAGCTGATGATCCAGCGCAGCTCCCCCGACGATCTCATCTCGGTGTTGGTCGAACGGGAACTCGCACCGGACGAATACCTTCCAGCGACCGCAACGGAATTCACCGAAATCGAGGTCCATCCGATTCGGCCACTGTACCGAACGATTGCTCGAGCCATCGAGCTGGGCGAATACCAAACCGCAGAACAGGGGATCTACGGACTTCGGACGGTTCTCATCCGGACGTTCGAGCACCTCGAAAGCGAACACTCCGAAGAAGACGCCGCCCAGTACGCATCGGCTGTTTCGACTGAGGTCCTCACAGAGTATATCCCGCTGATCTTGGAGCAAGCATACACCCACGAGCAAAACGACCTGGTTTCGGACGCAGTCGACGATGTCGAGGCGGTCGCTCTCGACGGGCTCGACCACGGCTTTACTGACGTCGCCGAGGACGCTGCTGAGGGACTCGGAGACGCGTTCGATGCGGCGCCCTTGACGTGGGAGGGGAATCGGCTTCGGAGCCCAGTCAAAGAATCGCTGCTCGAACTAACGAAAGCCACAGGCAGCGATGCTGAGTATACGACGTTCTTGGCGGTATCGCACCATCTGGATCATCAGATGGCTGTTCTTCTCCGACGACGACCGGATGCGAACGTCACACACCGGCTCGTCGGTGACTACTACAGCCGGGAGGTGGGCGAGATATTCGAAGTCCTCGTTAACCGGTACGGCGCCGACGTGCAAGACCAAGATATCAATTGGATCTCCCCTACTGAGGGTCGAAAGTGGACACTCCCCGATGAGGCGGAGCCACTGCGACACGTCTGGCGCGAATATGCCAGCTTCACGCAGACCGTTCTCCGATATCGCGCCTCGGAGGAGGAGGAGTACCCATTTGTCGAAGGGTCCATCGACGATGGCTGGAAACGAATCACCGAATCTGCTGCCGATGCCGGGATTGATGGCCTGGCAACGCTGTGCTGTATTACGACGATTCAACTTGCCTATCGTGTTGATCAGCTCGAAGACGGCCGTCTCGGGATGTGGACAAACAACCTTGGGCTCCTAAGGCGTGATTACGACCCGACAATCGTCGACCGGGCATTTGCGCTCCTCAAAGCGGGTGAGCAGCCGGAGGGACGCAACATCTCAGTTCGAACCTTTGATCCTGCCTCCGATGACACAAACGAAGGATTCATCCAACGGTTCTTCGGAACTGACGAGGAAGACACACCATTCGAGGAGTGGCTCGTCGAGTTCGAGAAAGACGTCCACGAACGAACGGAGTATCTCCGGGAGCGAGAATGA
- a CDS encoding AlbA family DNA-binding domain-containing protein yields MIDFDPFGKPLKDVELEDLDRLSEENVSEGTYIEYKRRFPDSQSIAKVIASFANTHGGYFLIGLAEEDLTNIASGQIGVNVEEYPNPKETIRNIVRDHLNPSPNFTSRVIRRPDYDDYVIVLIEVPESHNAPHIHSSGKIYTRTGEGSDPISPETDRWTLDKLYERRNEWNERVQQFCHPDITLTRGQSGETEHQADGWPFLEIYGVPSTLGDPICSEVLDDIEGFKSILEQSELVLPEFDDVETDEETAEGSLGMGRTYAAYRASSDAVVAQQWFQEEDSGRIDTASAPETVKFFDDGGLKALLAVPQLSFPEPAYGAWSTLDQSVDGNIDYIRFLDGGALLLNTFVLLNSYLNLLDEYNWMDNATRELHFKARIRNGNRTVLMFESEWFSDLIDEFGPPISYEDVIEIPRTGTRILYHEEGSEFSALLRCLTLIMEGFGLPWERRDRGTEELWDLIFEIGNFESEKDTDTH; encoded by the coding sequence ATGATCGATTTCGACCCATTTGGAAAGCCTCTGAAGGATGTCGAATTGGAGGATTTAGATCGCCTTTCAGAAGAGAACGTGTCCGAAGGCACCTATATTGAATACAAGCGGAGGTTTCCCGATTCTCAGAGTATTGCAAAGGTTATTGCTTCATTTGCAAATACTCACGGTGGATATTTCCTTATTGGCCTTGCTGAAGAAGATCTCACAAATATAGCCTCGGGACAGATCGGGGTTAATGTTGAGGAATATCCCAATCCAAAAGAGACCATACGAAATATTGTACGGGATCACCTAAACCCATCACCGAATTTCACCAGTCGGGTGATACGGCGACCGGATTACGATGATTACGTGATCGTTCTGATTGAAGTTCCCGAAAGTCATAACGCACCCCACATACACAGCAGCGGGAAAATTTATACACGTACAGGCGAGGGTAGTGACCCAATCTCGCCTGAAACTGATCGCTGGACCCTCGACAAACTGTATGAACGAAGAAATGAGTGGAACGAACGAGTACAACAATTTTGTCATCCAGATATAACTCTAACCCGCGGACAATCAGGGGAAACAGAACATCAGGCCGATGGCTGGCCATTTCTTGAGATATATGGGGTGCCCTCTACACTGGGGGACCCGATCTGTTCTGAGGTGCTGGATGATATTGAGGGTTTCAAATCAATTCTTGAGCAATCTGAATTAGTTCTACCAGAGTTCGACGACGTGGAGACTGATGAAGAAACTGCAGAAGGATCACTTGGGATGGGGCGGACCTACGCTGCTTATCGGGCAAGTAGTGACGCGGTGGTAGCTCAACAATGGTTCCAGGAAGAGGATAGTGGCCGAATAGATACAGCGAGCGCACCTGAAACGGTCAAATTCTTCGATGATGGGGGCTTAAAAGCACTTCTTGCTGTTCCTCAACTCTCATTTCCTGAACCAGCTTACGGAGCATGGTCAACCCTCGATCAATCTGTTGATGGAAATATCGATTATATCCGATTTCTTGATGGTGGGGCCCTCCTTCTCAACACGTTCGTCCTTTTGAACTCCTATCTGAATCTACTGGATGAATACAACTGGATGGATAACGCGACGCGAGAACTGCATTTCAAAGCCCGCATCAGAAACGGAAATCGGACAGTATTGATGTTCGAAAGCGAGTGGTTCAGTGATCTTATTGATGAGTTTGGCCCACCGATATCATATGAAGATGTTATTGAGATTCCTCGAACAGGAACGCGAATTCTATATCACGAGGAAGGATCTGAATTTTCTGCATTGCTCCGCTGTCTAACTCTGATTATGGAAGGATTCGGCCTCCCTTGGGAACGCCGTGATCGTGGTACAGAGGAGCTTTGGGATTTGATTTTTGAAATCGGAAATTTCGAGAGCGAGAAAGATACTGATACACACTAA